A window of Ipomoea triloba cultivar NCNSP0323 chromosome 2, ASM357664v1 contains these coding sequences:
- the LOC116009986 gene encoding two-component response regulator ARR5-like encodes MGRNMRTEKIAAVDGCSSTFGGGGRELHVLAVDDSYVDRKVIEKMLKISCCKVTAVDSGSRALQYLGLDGEESSVATDGLKVNLIMTDYSMPGMTGYELLKKIKGSSALRQIPVVVMSSEKILARIDSCLEEGAKEFLMKPVKLSDVKRVVDFILRGEEDGKETESTTDNTPLSPESYLANIARISLDASNRT; translated from the exons ATGGGGAGAAATATGAGAACGGAGAAAATCGCCGCCGTTGATGGCTGTTCTTCCACCTTTGGCGGCGGTGGCCGGGAGTTGCATGTCCTTGCCGTCGACGATAGCTACGTGGATAGGAAGGTCATTGAGAAGATGCTGAAGATTTCTTGCTGTAAAG TGACAGCAGTAGATAGTGGTAGCAGGGCTCTGCAGTATTTGGGGTTGGATGGAGAGGAGAGCTCTGTTGCAACTGAT GGTCTGAAGGTGAATCTGATAATGACAGACTATTCAATGCCTGGGATGACAGGATATGAACTCCTTAAAAAGATCAAG GGTTCGTCAGCATTGAGGCAAATCCCCGTTGTGGTAATGTCATCCGAAAAGATTTTAGCCCGCATTGATAG TTGTCTGGAGGAAGGGGCTAAAGAGTTTCTCATGAAGCCCGTTAAGCTGTCTGACGTGAAGCGTGTGGTAGATTTCATACTGAGAGGCGAGGAGGATGGCAAAGAGACAGAATCAACGACGGATAACACGCCATTATCTCCAGAGTCGTATCTCGCTAACATTGCCAGAATCTCTCTCGACGCATCCAACAGAACATAG